A single genomic interval of Xyrauchen texanus isolate HMW12.3.18 chromosome 40, RBS_HiC_50CHRs, whole genome shotgun sequence harbors:
- the LOC127633278 gene encoding zinc finger protein 646-like encodes MAMQESGRTNGFSCRHCGVVFASMPSLLEHTDTYHQSEEERKFKCEECGRGYRHAGSLANHRKTHEVGSFQCHICSRKLFNALALKSHLRIHTSRKKYSCTECGKAFRLATQLATHQKVHRNKESQGKIRTNDSARSHIESGYEDDDLPHLDEVDFDIMPDLQTDIAPMSSLSNGAVSEHVPRSTSDSDMAADDDAGDRPFKCNLCDKTYRHHGSLINHKKTHQMGVFECPICFRQFNNLAALNSHQRIHSKTRGHPIVQTSSLADCKSELTSPQNGDANVHFCHLCQVVFPNDDEFQNHILLHNSSSVSFELPTSLSEEPDFSYNESVTRSPESNPYPPLSDTPPLPPLLDKTVDYDHSEGPIENGHIYLPDTLDNSTIHAQGQPMALPSENLNSDQSLQTISYVKVEDPESSDRRFKCHICGKSYRHAGSLINHKRSHQTGIFQCSICRKNYPNLAALRSHLRIHKGRPPSLPVSAEGDWLSSEPLTHESQQGCLSSREGDVSGILDVPQDMVDSVRHKSDEDQLNEVNATDIHEQFVNSFQEERPVHLPQDEPIIERHMCADCGKTFTDIAGIKSHMCPVLNQQYQTMMNGSSSHVDFHNTKHQHFLGESGEHIGFEEHDGSAAEDYFSEQTFNDSVHGQMSDSDDKPHCEDGDEEDDGEMYHCSVCGNHYSSMRALRSHLRGHTQTHAAQSASGPSASSSLEVKRDEPSENQQGECSLIICSTCGESFAKKQDLQAHQLLHSNTEGNPPEQYGRDNQNDLKPKVEVESIICGKCGISCIDLYHLNNHNCTGQRDGQAEEKCEEKPDLGCKFQQDLGLLQESPHNGERQYRCDQCGRAYRHAGSLLNHKKSHKTGVFRCFVCQKRFYNLLALKNHQRTHFDVKKHTCIECGKAFKIHKQLLNHQRVHQENKAKIEELNKQIQTLMQMSGNASGIGMLALNSSRKRIGRRRKHRQASSSDQSRQEKEGLVGDPIDPRPFVCDQCGRSYRHAGSLVNHKNSHKTGEYYCALCNNIYSNQLAMKNHLRIHFAVKRHRCQDCGRAFRGNKQLLNHTCSKKRNAAARRKFTGRKKEKDLMCKHCRLAFPDYELLTGHTCSKETGPDSEPPGNAYPENYSAPLEKEERPFKCNICSRSYRHAGSLLNHKNTHKTGHFTCSFCAKPFSNPMALRNHTRIHTQKKKYVCPTCGKAFRLSSILYNHQKIHARGVTRYSCQTCGKSFQGRSGLKRHRCYQNGNPNSTVSLAGVDKCYTCDQCGRSYRHAGSLLNHKKSHSANLLHCTLCLKTFTGPLELESHSQMARHCCPDCGKTFCEFTHLQSHMEGHSKGLPYYCNLCQQNFPNLASFQQHQELHGSLQGQSHHQQGMQMQQNLGWDSALDHQIGIQSFPKIDSAFSRVHEPQDQQESSEEYGREEKSHVCEHCGRTYRHAGSLLNHKNSHKTGSFFCSVCQKEFTNLMALKNHRRIHTEPKRYQCLECGKAFRVSTQLICHRRIHTKEKPFSCLLCDKRFSSKSNLRHHQKMHQNTQQTCESKFNIDANAFMGLGVDPFL; translated from the exons ATGGCTATGCAAGAGTCAGGCCGGACCAATGGCTTTTCGTGTAGACATTGTGGTGTAGTATTTGCAAGTATGCCCAGCCTTTTGGAGCATACAGACACTTATCATCAATCAGAGGAGGAAAGGAAGTTCAAATGTGAAGAATGTGGACGGGGCTACAGGCATGCTGGCAGTTTGGCAAACCACAGGAAAACTCATGAGGTTGGCTCATTTCAGTGTCATATATGCTCCAGGAAGCTCTTCAATGCATTGGCTCTCAAAAGCCACCTGCGTATCCACACATCTAGAAAGAAATATTCTTGCACTGAATGCGGAAAGGCTTTTCGTTTGGCAACCCAGTTGGCCACCCATCAAAAGGTCCATCGCAATAAAGAGTCTCAAGGGAAGATCAGGACAAATGATTCTGCCAGAAGTCATATCGAAAGTGGTTATGAAGATGATGATTTGCCACATCTAGATGAGGTGGATTTTGACATCATGCCAGATCTGCAGACAGACATCGCTCCTATGAGCAGCCTCAGTAATGGTGCCGTGTCAGAACATGTTCCAAGATCCACCTCGGATAGTGACATGGCAGCTGATGATGATGCGGGAGACAGGCCATTTAAATGCAACTTGTGTGACAAGACATACAGACATCACGGCAGCCtgataaatcataaaaaaactcACCAAATGGGAGTATTTGAGTGTCCAATCTGTTTCAGACAGTTTAACAACCTTGCTGCCCTTAATAGCCACCAGCGAATCCACAGTAAAACACGAGGGCATCCCATTGTGCAGACCTCTTCCCTCGCTGACTGTAAGTCAGAGCTAACTTCGCCACAGAATGGGGATGCTAACgtacatttttgtcacctttgtcaGGTTGTATTTCCAAATGATGATGAGTTTCAAAATCACATTCTGTTGCACAACTCCTCTTCTGTGTCTTTTGAGCTCCCTACTAGCCTGTCAGAGGAGCCTGATTTctcttacaatgaaagtgttaCTCGTTCCCCAGAGTCCAATCCCTATCCCCCCTTAAGTGACACTCCACCACTGCCTCCATTACTAGACAAAACTGTTGATTATGACCACTCAGAGGGGCCAATTGAAAACGGTCATATATATTTACCTGACACTTTAGATAATTCAACTATTCATGCTCAGGGGCAGCCAATGGCCTTACCATCTGAGAACCTCAATTCTGATCAGTCATTACAGACTATTAGTTACGTCAAAGTAGAAGATCCTGAAAGTTCAGATCGCCGCTTCAAGTGCCACATCTGTGGAAAAAGCTACCGGCACGCAGGAAGTCTCATAAATCACAAACGCTCCCATCAAACAGGGATCTTTCAGTGTTCCATCTGCCGCAAGAACTATCCAAATTTGGCAGCACTGAGGAGCCACCTTCGGATCCATAAGGGAAGGCCCCCGTCCTTGCCAGTTAGTGCTGAGGGTGATTGGCTTTCCTCTGAGCCCTTGACACATGAGAGCCAGCAAGGCTGTTTGTCGTCACGTGAGGGAGACGTAAGTGGAATTTTAGATGTTCCTCAGGATATGGTTGACTCTGTGCGGCATAAATCTGATGAGGATCAATTGAACGAGGTGAATGCTACTGACATTCATGAGCAGTTTGTCAATTCCTTTCAAGAGGAAAGACCAGTGCATCTACCTCAAGACGAACCCATTATTGAGAGGCACATGTGTGCAGACTGTGGTAAGACATTTACTGATATTGCAGGAATCAAGTCACACATGTGTCCTGTTCTGAATCAGCAGTATCAGACCATGATGAATGGCTCATCCAGTCATGTGGACTTTCACAACACAAAGCATCAACATTTCTTAGGTGAGTCAGGGGAGCATATTGGTTTCGAGGAACATGATGGCAGTGCAGCTGAGGACTACTTTAGCGAGCAGACCTTTAATGACAGCGTACATGGTCAGATGAGTGACAGTGATGATAAGCCTCACTGTGAAGATGGTGATGAAGAGGATGATGGTGAGATGTATCATTGCTCAGTATGTGGGAATCATTACTCTAGCATGCGTGCACTGCGAAGCCATCTCCGAGGTCACACTCAAACTCATGCCGCACAGTCAGCATCTGGCCCTTCAGCCTCGTCCTCTCTTGAGGTCAAGAGAGATGAACCTAGTGAAAATCAGCAGGGTGAATGTAGTCTGATTATCTGCAGCACTTGTGGAGAGAGCTTCGCAAAGAAACAGGACCTACAAGCCCACCAGCTCTTGCATAGCAATACAGAAGGTAATCCACCAGAACAATATGGAAGAGACAACCAGAATGATCTCAAACCAAAAGTGGAAGTAGAGAGTATTATTTGTGGGAAATGTGGCATAAGCTGCATTGATCTTTACCACCTGAATAACCACAACTGCACAGGACAAAGAGATGGACAGGCGGAAGAGAAATGTGAGGAGAAACCAGATCTTGGATGTAAATTTCAACAAGATCTTGGACTTTTGCAGGAGAGTCCACATAATGGAGAGCGGCAGTACAGGTGTGACCAGTGCGGTCGTGCGTACAGACATGCTGGATCTTTGCTCAATCATAAGAAGTCTCACAAAACCGGGGTGTTTCGCTGCTTTGTCTGCCAAAAGCGTTTTTATAATTTGCTGGCTCTCAAGAATCACCAGAGGACACACTTTGATGTTAAAAA GCACACTTGCATAGAATGTGGGAAAGCCTTCAAAATCCATAAACAACTGTTGAACCACCAGAGGGTACATCAGGAAAACAAGGCTAAGATTGAAGAGCTCAACAAACAAATTCAGACACTCATGCAGATGAGTGGGAATGCCTCAGGGATTGGAATGCTGGCACTTAATTCTAGCAGAAAGAGAATCGGCAGGCGCCGTAAACACCGGCAGGCTTCTAGTAGTGATCAGTCCAGGCAAGAAAAGGAGGGCCTGGTGGGAGATCCCATTGACCCTCGCCCATTTGTCTGCGATCAGTGTGGAAGAAGCTATCGGCATGCAGGAAGCTTGGTGAaccacaaaaactcacacaagaCTGGTGAATATTACTGTGCTTTGTGCAACAACATTTATTCCAACCAGTTAGCAATGAAGAACCATTTACGGATACACTTTGCTGTCAAAAGACACCGCTGCCAAGACTGCGGGAGGGCTTTCAGGGGAAACAAACAGTTACTCAACCACACCTGttcaaaaaaaagaaatgcagcaGCAAGAAGAAAGTTTACGGGTCGCAAAAAAGAAAAGGATTTAATGTGCAAGCATTGCCGCCTAGCATTTCCAGATTATGAACTACTTACAGGACACACCTGTAGCAAAGAGACTGGCCCTGATTCAGAACCCCCAGGAAATGCATATCCTGAAAATTATAGTGCACCCCTAGAAAAAGAGGAACGGCCATTCAAGTGTAACATTTGCAGTCGCAGTTACCGTCATGCAGGTAGCTTGTTAAACCACAAGAATACTCACAAAACAGGCCATTTCACCTGTTCCTTCTGTGCCAAGCCCTTTTCCAATCCCATGGCTCTACGAAACCACACTCGCATTCACACACAGAAGAAAAAGTATGTCTGCCCCACTTGTGGTAAAGCTTTCCGTCTCTCTAGTATCCTTTATAACCATCAAAAAATCCATGCACGGGGAGTCACTCGTTACAGCTGTCAAACATGTGGCAAAAGCTTCCAGGGAAGGTCTGGACTAAAGAGACATCGCTGTTACCAAAACGGCAATCCAAATTCAACTGTCAGTCTAGCTGGTGTGGACAAATGCTACAC GTGTGATCAGTGTGGGCGCTCTTATAGACATGCTGGTTCCCTCCTCAACCACAAGAAGTCTCATTCTGCTAACCTCCTGCACTGCACTCTCTGCCTTAAAACATTCACCGGCCCTCTAGAATTAGAGAGCCACTCTCAAATGGCTCGCCACTGCTGCCCAGATTGCGGGAAAACCTTCTGTGAGTTCACACACCTACAGAGTCACATGGAGGGGCACAGTAAGGGACTCCCCTACTACTGCAACTTGTGTCAGCAGAACTTCCCAAACCTGGCTAGTTTTCAGCAGCACCAGGAACTCCATGGCAGCTTGCAGGGCCAGTCGCACCATCAGCAAGGTATGCAGATGCAGCAGAATTTAGGCTGGGACTCAGCATTGGATCATCAGATAGGAATTCAGAGCTTTCCAAAGATTGATTCAGCCTTCAGTCGAGTACATGAGCCTCAAGACCAGCAAGAAAGCAGTGAGGAATATGGTAGGGAGGAGAAGAGTCACGTCTGTGAGCACTGTGGGCGCACTTACCGGCACGCTGGTTCACTGCTCAACCACAAGAACAGCCACAAGACTGGCTCCTTCTTCTGCTCAGTCTGCCAGAAAGAGTTCACCAATTTAATGGCACTGAAGAATCACCGGCGTATTCACACAGAGCCCAAACGCTATCAGTGCCTGGAGTGTGGCAAGGCCTTCCGGGTCTCCACCCAGCTTATCTGCCACAGGCGCATCCACACCAAAGAGAAGCCTTTCTCATGCCTCCTATGCGACAAGCGATTCTCTAGCAAGTCCAACCTTCGGCACCATCAAAAAATGCATCAGAACACCCAACAGACTTGCGAGTCTAAGTTCAACATAGATGCTAATGCATTCATGGGACTGGGTGTGGACCCTTTCCTCTGA
- the LOC127633244 gene encoding E3 ubiquitin-protein ligase BRE1B-like has product MSSTGGGKRPSGGDSPPGPPEKKVKKEEKTTTTLIEPIRIGGVSSTEEMDMKVIQFKNKKLCERLEQRQALEDELREKIEKLEKRQATDDTTLLIVNRCWTQLEENIHELLQRVEPKDAPVPVQTPATPPVPADVPALAAATSPAPEPSAPLPATGEGDDSLPQPPPTAEEVQEVQQQSVQDKEQEQKQQLPDTEVKPPEEPVEDGIPAPPPPPPLSENAKAFLSTLDNSSEEELTLQLQDRMQFSKGAVACMVCIFDRLHSSIEELCTRVETTVCEDDSQQERISTNHTLLEANNRLQDLASSLQGRHHKMSLEYNELVDKVTSSETKVSEMETAVEDLQWDIEKLRKREQKLNKHLAEALEQLNSGYHATGSSGGLPGGQITLPIQKFESLNAELEQNLELANSRMAELEKLQQELQEAVRESEKLKMDLRNIPEEVLKETPDYKCIQSQFSLLYNESLSVKTQLDEARALLLTAKNAHLRQIEHMESDELSLQKKLRTEVIQLEDTLAQVRKEYEMLRIEFEQNLAANEQAGPINREMRHLISSLQNHNHQLKGDVQRYKRKLRETQMEINKLKCQSGDAGTLMLDESVGEGGLEVKKEEDEDQEEKEERRRELERQRAREREREAEREREREKERERQRSEELKRKDSDTLKMLRGELKKAQESQKEMKLLLDMYKSAPKEQRDKVQLMAAEKKSKAEVEELRQRVRELEERERKESKKLADEDALRKIRVAEETIEHLQKKLAATKQEEEALLSEMDVTGQAFEDMQEQNSRLMQQLREKDDANFKLMSERIKSNQIYKLLREEKEELADQVLTFKTQVDAQLLVVQKLEEKEGVLQSSLAGLEKELTVRTQALELNKRKAVEAAQLAEDLKVQLEHTQTKLREIQASVLDNRTARERESVNLKKAQEDLSRLRRKLEKQKKVEVYTDADEILQEEINQYKAKLRCPCCNTRDKETVLTKCFHVFCYECLKTRYDTRQRKCPKCNAAFGANDFHRIYIT; this is encoded by the exons ATGTCTAGCACTGGGGGTGGGAAGCGCCCCTCAGGAGGGGATAGTCCCCCTGGCCCTCCTGAAAAAAAGGTGAAAAAAGAGGAGAAGACTACTACCACTCTCATAGAGCCCATCCGCATCGGAGGAGTTTCTTCTACG GAGGAGATGGACATGAAGGTCATTCAGTTCAAGAACAAGAAGCTCTGTGAACGCCTTGAACAGAGACAGGCTTTGGAGGATGAATTGAGAGAGAAGATAGAGAAGCTGGAGAAGAGGCAGGCCACTGATGACACCACCCTGCTCATCGTCAACCGTTGCTGGACTCAG CTCGAGGAAAATATTCATGAGCTGCTGCAGCGCGTGGAGCCTAAGGATGCTCCAGTGCCTGTTCAAACCCCTGCTACCCCACCTGTTCCTGCAGATGTCCCTGCTCTTGCTGCAGCCACATCACCAGCTCCTGAACCCTCTGCTCCTTTGCCAGCTACAGGGGAAGGGGATGacagcctccctcagcctccACCTACAGCTGAGGAGGTGCAGGAAGTACAGCAACAGTCAGTGCAAGACAAGGAACAAGAGCAAAAACAGCAGCTGCCTGACACTGAGGTGAAGCCACCTGAGGAACCAGTGGAGGATGGAATTCCCG CCCCGCCACCTCCACCACCTCTCAGTGAGAATGCAAAGGCTTTCCTGTCCACTCTGGATAACAGTAGTGAGGAGGAACTCACTCTGCAGCTGCAGGACAGGATGCAGTTCAGCAAGGGGGCTGTGGCCTGCATGGTCTGCATCTTTGATCGTCTGCACAGCAGCATTGAGGAGCTATGCACTCGAGTGGAAACGACTG TTTGTGAGGATGACAGTCAGCAAGAGAGAATTTCCACAAACCACACACTTCTAGAGGCAAATAATCGGCTGCAAGACCTTGCTTCCTCCCTTCAGGGGAGGCACCACAAAATGTCATTGGAG TATAATGAACTAGTTGACAAAGTCACAAGTTCTGAGACTAAAGTGTCTGAGATGGAAACTGCTGTGGAGGACCTACAGTGGGATATAGAGAAACTCCGGAAGAGAGAGCAGAAGCTGAACAAGCACCTAGCAGAAGCTTTGGAGCAG CTTAATTCAGGTTACCATGCCACTGGCAGTTCTGGTGGATTACCAGGGGGTCAGATCACACTCCCTATACAGAAG TTTGAGTCTCTTAATGCAGAGCTTGAGCAGAATCTAGAGCTTGCCAACAGCCGCATGGCAGAACTTGAGAAACTGCAGCAAGAGTTACAGGAAGCCGTTCGGGAGAGTGAGAAACTAAAG ATGGATCTAAGAAATATACCAGAGGAAGTGTTGAAGGAGACTCCAGATTACAAGTGCATCCAATCACAATTCTCTCTGCTGTACAATGAGTCTCTGAGTGTGAAGACCCAACTGGATGAAGCCAGAGCCCTGCTGCTCACTGCCAAGAATGCTCACCTGCGGCAGATTGAGCACATGGAG AGTGATGAGTTGTCTCTTCAGAAAAAGTTGCGCACTGAGGTCATCCAGTTAGAGGACACTCTGGCCCAGGTGCGCAAGGAATATGAAATGCTACGGATCGAGTTTGAACAGAATCTTGCAGCCAATGAGCAAGCAG GCCCAATAAACAGAGAAATGAGACACTTAATCAGCAGTCTGCAGAACCATAATCACCAGCTCAAAGGAGATGTGCAGAGATATAAGAGGAAACTACGTGAGACACAGATGGaaatcaacaag TTGAAGTGCCAGAGTGGGGATGCAGGTACACTGATGTTGGATGAAAGTGTGGGTGAAGGAGGACTGGAGGTTAAGAAAGAGGAAGATGAAGACCAGGAGGAAAAggaagagaggaggagagagcTGGAAAGGCAGCGAgctcgggagagagagagggaggctgagagagagagggagagagagaaggagcGTGAGAGACAGCGCAGTGAGGAACTCAAGAGGAAGGACTCTGACACACTGAAGATGCTCAGAGGAGAGTTAAA AAAAGCTCAGGAGTCTCAGAAGGAAATGAAACTGCTGCTAGACATGTACAAATCAGCCCCAAAAGAGCAGCGGGACAAAGTGCAGCTCATGGCAGCAGAGAAGAAGTCCAAAGCAGAG GTGGAGGAGTTGAGGCAGCGAGTGCGGGAACTGGAGGAGAGGGAAAGGAAGGAGAGCAAAAAGCTTGCAGATGAAGATGCTCTCCGTAAGATCCGTGTCGCTGAAGAGACCATTGAACACTTGCAGAAAAAGCTGGCTGCTACTAAACAG GAGGAAGAGGCTCTGCTGAGTGAGATGGATGTGACGGGACAGGCGTTTGAAGACATGCAGGAACAGAACAGCAGGCTCATGCAGCAGCTTCGAGAGAAAGACGATGCCAACTTCAAACTGATGAGTGAGAGAATCAAATCCAACCAAATTTACAAGCTTCTGCGGGAGGAGAAAGAGGAGCTGGCGGATCAGGTGCTCACTTTCAAAACCCAG GTGGATGCACAGCTGCTGGTAGTGCAGAAGCTGGAAGAGAAGGAAGGTGTCCTGCAGAGTTCACTAGCTGGTCTGGAGAAAGAGTTGACAGTGCGCACTCAAGCACTAGAACTCAACAAGCGCAAG GCAGTGGAGGCGGCCCAGTTGGCAGAGGACCTTAAAGTGCAGCTGGAGCACACTCAGACCAAGCTGAGGGAGATCCAAGCCTCTGTGCTGGACAACCGCACTGCCCGTGAGAGGGAGAGTGTCAACCTCAAGAAAGCACAG GAGGACTTGTCCAGACTGCGGCGTAAGCTGgaaaaacagaagaaagtggaggTGTATACAGATGCTGATGAGATTCTTCAAGAAGAAATTAATCAGTATAAG GCTAAATTACGTTGTCCCTGTTGTAACACCCGGGATAAGGAGACCGTGCTCACCAAGTGTTTCCATGTCTTCTGCTATGAATGCTTGAAGACGCGTTACGACACTCGCCAGAGGAAGTGCCCCAAATGCAATGCTGCATTCGGTGCAAATGACTTTCACCGCATCTACATCACCTAA